The following coding sequences are from one Streptomyces sp. NBC_01485 window:
- a CDS encoding aminotransferase class V-fold PLP-dependent enzyme produces METTETFESLVRAEFAPKTTYLNTASNGLLPARTVAALHEAALLRAEGRPLTPLHEDVEACRAAYARLAGVPVGRVALGASVAAHTGLIAASLPAGAEVLTAEGDFTSVLNPFHVRGDLKVREVPLERIADSVRPGTALVAVSAAQSADGRIADLPALREAARTHGARTYVDFSQSAGWLPTDADAHDFSAAVSYKWLLGPNGAAFLVVPEDFGGLSPILAGWVAGEEPEASCYGPVAELAHSARRFDLSPVLFTHAGLRRSLELIEELGVSAIRAHNLALADRFRAGLTTLGHEPVPAPGSAIVAVPGLAHRQPELAAAGIQVSERAGNLRASFHLFNTPADVDHLLDALSG; encoded by the coding sequence ATGGAGACTACGGAGACTTTCGAGAGCCTCGTCCGTGCCGAGTTCGCCCCGAAGACCACCTATCTCAACACCGCGAGCAACGGCCTCCTCCCCGCCCGCACCGTCGCCGCCCTGCATGAGGCGGCGCTGCTGCGGGCCGAGGGCAGGCCGTTGACTCCGCTGCACGAGGACGTGGAGGCGTGCCGGGCCGCGTACGCACGGCTGGCCGGCGTCCCGGTGGGCCGGGTGGCGCTGGGCGCGTCGGTCGCCGCGCACACCGGCCTGATCGCCGCCTCGCTTCCCGCGGGCGCCGAAGTCCTCACCGCCGAGGGCGACTTCACCTCCGTGCTGAACCCGTTCCACGTCCGCGGCGACCTCAAGGTGCGCGAGGTCCCGCTGGAGCGGATCGCCGACTCCGTCCGCCCCGGCACGGCGCTGGTCGCGGTCAGCGCCGCCCAGTCCGCCGACGGCCGGATCGCCGACCTGCCCGCCCTGCGCGAGGCGGCCCGCACGCACGGGGCGCGCACCTACGTCGACTTCTCGCAGTCCGCCGGCTGGCTGCCGACGGACGCCGACGCCCACGACTTCTCCGCCGCCGTCTCCTACAAGTGGCTGCTCGGACCGAACGGCGCGGCCTTCCTCGTCGTCCCGGAGGACTTCGGCGGACTGTCACCGATCCTCGCGGGGTGGGTCGCGGGCGAGGAGCCCGAGGCGAGCTGTTACGGCCCGGTCGCCGAACTCGCCCACTCGGCACGGCGGTTCGACCTGTCGCCCGTCCTGTTCACCCACGCCGGACTGCGCCGCTCCCTCGAACTGATCGAGGAACTCGGCGTGTCGGCGATCCGCGCCCACAACCTCGCCCTCGCCGACCGCTTCCGCGCGGGCCTCACGACCCTCGGCCACGAACCCGTTCCCGCACCCGGGTCGGCGATCGTCGCCGTGCCCGGACTGGCCCACCGTCAGCCCGAGTTGGCCGCCGCCGGCATCCAGGTCTCCGAACGCGCGGGCAACCTGCGCGCGTCCTTCCACCTGTTCAACACACCAGCCGACGTCGACCACCTGCTGGACGCGCTGTCGGGCTGA
- a CDS encoding DinB family protein, with the protein MTTNTPQPLPDGRPVPLMTGDELPMLESWLEFHRGTLVLKCAGLDDEQVRQVAAEPSALTLLGLVQHLAEVERNWFQRAFAGLDVPPVFEEETGYVLDAGRGLDEALAVWRREIARGRELIAGRSLEDTGRIVDGPMAGLEVSLRWVLIHMIEEYARHNGHADILRERIDGATGF; encoded by the coding sequence ATGACCACCAACACACCCCAGCCCCTCCCCGACGGCCGACCCGTCCCCCTCATGACCGGTGATGAACTCCCCATGCTGGAGAGCTGGTTGGAGTTTCATCGGGGGACGCTTGTGTTGAAGTGTGCGGGGCTGGATGACGAGCAGGTGCGGCAAGTCGCCGCCGAGCCGTCCGCGTTGACGTTGCTCGGGCTGGTACAGCATCTCGCCGAAGTCGAACGGAACTGGTTCCAGCGGGCGTTCGCCGGGCTGGACGTGCCGCCGGTGTTCGAGGAGGAGACCGGGTACGTGCTCGACGCCGGGCGGGGGCTCGACGAGGCGCTGGCCGTGTGGCGGCGGGAGATCGCGCGGGGGCGGGAGTTGATCGCCGGGCGGTCACTGGAGGACACCGGGCGGATCGTCGACGGGCCGATGGCCGGCCTCGAGGTCAGTCTGCGCTGGGTGCTCATCCACATGATCGAGGAGTACGCCCGGCACAACGGTCACGCGGACATCCTCCGGGAGCGCATCGACGGGGCGACCGGATTCTGA
- a CDS encoding DUF1349 domain-containing protein: MDVSLPELPFPLRTYGPSGHWSHEDGVLTGWAGPRQDRFVPPTGEALDPAADAPRLLGAPEGDFQLIARVTVGFNWAFDAGALYVHVGERAWAKLCLEYSPDVATVCTVVTRGHSDDANSFTVEGSSVWLRVSRTGRAFAFHASRDGKRWTFVRLFTLGEEKETGAALIGFMTQSPMGEGCVVTYDHLEFRTEWPDDLRDGS; this comes from the coding sequence ATGGACGTCTCGCTTCCCGAACTGCCTTTTCCCCTCCGTACCTATGGGCCCTCCGGGCACTGGTCGCATGAGGACGGGGTGTTGACCGGTTGGGCCGGGCCCCGGCAGGACCGGTTCGTGCCGCCCACGGGGGAGGCGCTGGACCCCGCCGCCGACGCGCCCCGGCTGCTGGGGGCGCCCGAAGGGGACTTCCAGCTCATCGCGCGCGTCACCGTGGGGTTCAACTGGGCCTTCGATGCGGGGGCGTTGTACGTCCATGTCGGTGAACGGGCCTGGGCCAAGCTGTGCCTGGAGTACTCCCCGGACGTGGCGACCGTCTGCACGGTGGTCACCCGGGGACACTCCGACGACGCCAACTCCTTCACCGTGGAGGGCAGTTCGGTCTGGCTGCGGGTGAGCCGCACCGGTCGTGCCTTCGCCTTCCACGCCTCCCGGGACGGCAAGCGCTGGACCTTCGTCCGGCTGTTCACGCTCGGCGAGGAGAAGGAGACCGGCGCGGCCCTCATCGGCTTCATGACGCAGTCGCCGATGGGAGAAGGGTGCGTCGTGACGTACGACCACCTCGAGTTCAGGACCGAGTGGCCGGACGACCTGAGAGACGGAAGCTGA
- the ectA gene encoding diaminobutyrate acetyltransferase yields MTAAQADLRIDRPSVEDGTVLWRIAKESGTLDLNSSYSYLLWCRDFAGTSAVVRAEGEAGGEPVGFVTGYVRPEDPHTLLVWQVAVDAAYRGRGLAAALLDGLTARLTAERPLSPITTVETTITPGNTASERLFTSYAERHGAAVSREVLFGAGLFPDGPHDPEVLYRMGPLTTPSQ; encoded by the coding sequence ATGACTGCCGCACAAGCAGACCTACGTATCGACCGCCCGTCGGTGGAAGACGGGACCGTACTCTGGCGTATCGCCAAGGAATCCGGAACGCTCGATCTGAACTCCTCCTACAGCTATCTGCTGTGGTGTCGCGACTTCGCCGGCACCTCGGCCGTGGTGCGGGCGGAGGGCGAGGCCGGCGGCGAGCCGGTCGGGTTCGTCACCGGGTATGTACGGCCGGAGGACCCGCACACCCTGCTGGTCTGGCAGGTGGCCGTAGACGCCGCGTACCGCGGTCGCGGACTCGCCGCCGCGCTGCTCGACGGGCTGACCGCGCGGCTCACCGCCGAACGCCCGCTCAGCCCGATCACCACCGTCGAGACCACGATCACGCCCGGCAACACCGCCTCCGAGCGGCTTTTCACGTCGTACGCCGAGCGGCACGGGGCTGCCGTCAGCCGCGAGGTGCTGTTCGGGGCCGGGCTGTTCCCCGACGGCCCGCACGACCCCGAAGTGCTGTACCGCATGGGCCCGTTGACCACACCTTCGCAGTAA
- a CDS encoding helix-turn-helix transcriptional regulator, with translation MRTDRLVAVLLLLQRREQVTAAEVARELEVSERTARRDLDALAMAGVPVYSLQGRSGGWRLVGGARTDLSGLTAGEARALFLVAGPASAAAPAVKAALRKLVHALPEPFRVQAEAAASSLVTDPQRWGSSRIEHRPPRFLDELQDAVIRGVQVRLGYIDRKGTETERTVHPLGIVAKGPSWYLVSNTEAGRRTFRIDRVSSADPTDDPVHRPEDFDLAESWHEIADEVDRKRTPLEIQAVCAPHGIGLLRMALGGRLEVGGSTTDGRIEVVIRGHNEYMLAGELAGLVEWLEVTGPPGVRDHLASIGNALVERYG, from the coding sequence ATGCGAACCGACCGGCTGGTGGCCGTCCTCCTCCTGCTGCAACGGCGCGAGCAGGTGACAGCAGCAGAGGTCGCCCGAGAGCTGGAGGTCTCCGAGCGCACCGCCCGCCGCGACCTCGACGCCCTGGCCATGGCCGGGGTGCCCGTGTACTCCCTGCAGGGCCGAAGCGGCGGCTGGCGCCTCGTGGGCGGCGCCCGCACCGACCTGTCCGGGCTGACCGCCGGCGAGGCCCGCGCCCTGTTCCTGGTCGCCGGCCCGGCCTCGGCCGCGGCACCGGCCGTGAAAGCAGCACTGCGCAAGCTCGTCCATGCCCTGCCGGAACCCTTCCGGGTCCAGGCCGAGGCAGCAGCGTCGTCGCTGGTCACGGACCCGCAACGATGGGGGTCGAGCCGGATCGAGCACCGACCGCCCCGCTTCCTCGACGAACTCCAGGACGCGGTGATCCGCGGCGTCCAGGTACGGCTCGGCTACATCGACCGCAAAGGCACCGAAACCGAGAGAACCGTCCACCCCCTGGGCATCGTCGCCAAAGGCCCGTCGTGGTACCTCGTCTCCAACACCGAGGCGGGCCGGCGGACCTTCCGGATCGACCGCGTGTCGTCCGCCGACCCGACCGACGATCCCGTGCACCGACCCGAGGACTTCGACCTTGCCGAGAGCTGGCACGAGATCGCCGACGAGGTCGACCGCAAGCGAACGCCCCTCGAAATCCAGGCGGTATGCGCGCCCCACGGGATAGGCCTGCTCCGGATGGCGCTCGGCGGTCGGCTCGAGGTGGGAGGTTCCACGACCGACGGCCGCATCGAGGTCGTGATCCGCGGCCACAACGAGTACATGCTCGCCGGCGAGCTTGCCGGGCTGGTCGAATGGCTCGAGGTGACTGGCCCTCCGGGTGTGCGAGACCACCTGGCCTCGATCGGCAACGCGCTCGTCGAGCGATACGGCTGA
- the ectB gene encoding diaminobutyrate--2-oxoglutarate transaminase has product MSITQPDLSVFETLESEVRSYCRGWPVVFDRAQGSRMYDEDGHRYLDFFAGAGSLNYGHNNPVLKRALIDYLMRDGVTHGLDMSTVAKRSFLQTFQDLVLRPRDLPYKVMFPGPTGTNAVESALKLARKVKGREAIVSFTNAFHGMSLGSLAVTGNAFKRAGAGIPLVHGTPMPFDNYFDGRIPDFLWFERLLEDQGSGLNKPAAVIVETVQGEGGINVARPEWLRALKELCERQDMLLIVDDIQMGCGRTGAFFSFEEAGIVPDIVTVSKSISGYGLPMSLCLLRPELDVWEPGEHNGTFRGNNPAFVTATAALETYWADGSAMEKQTRARGEQIEQALISITEENLADVKEYRGRGLVWGLEFHEKARAERVARRAFELGLLIETSGPESEVVKLLPALTITPEELDEGLSVVARAVRETV; this is encoded by the coding sequence GTGAGCATCACCCAGCCCGACCTCAGCGTGTTCGAGACCCTCGAGTCCGAGGTGCGCAGCTACTGCCGTGGCTGGCCCGTCGTCTTCGACCGGGCGCAGGGCAGCCGCATGTACGACGAGGACGGTCATCGGTACCTGGACTTCTTCGCCGGTGCCGGGTCTCTCAACTACGGCCACAACAACCCCGTACTGAAACGGGCGTTGATCGACTATCTGATGCGGGACGGCGTCACGCACGGGCTCGACATGTCCACCGTCGCCAAGCGGTCCTTCCTGCAGACCTTCCAGGATCTGGTGCTGCGCCCGCGTGACCTGCCCTACAAGGTGATGTTCCCGGGCCCGACCGGCACCAACGCCGTGGAGTCCGCGCTGAAGCTGGCGCGGAAGGTGAAGGGGCGCGAGGCCATCGTGTCGTTCACCAACGCCTTCCACGGGATGTCGCTCGGATCGCTGGCCGTCACGGGCAACGCCTTCAAGCGGGCCGGCGCCGGGATCCCGCTGGTGCACGGCACGCCCATGCCGTTCGACAACTACTTCGACGGACGGATCCCCGACTTCCTGTGGTTCGAGCGGCTGCTCGAGGACCAGGGGTCCGGGCTCAACAAACCCGCGGCCGTGATCGTCGAGACCGTGCAGGGCGAGGGCGGCATCAACGTCGCGCGTCCGGAGTGGCTGCGGGCGCTGAAGGAGCTGTGCGAACGGCAGGACATGCTGCTGATCGTCGACGACATCCAGATGGGATGCGGGCGCACCGGGGCCTTCTTCTCCTTCGAGGAGGCCGGGATCGTCCCGGACATCGTCACCGTGTCCAAGTCCATCAGCGGCTACGGACTGCCCATGTCGCTCTGCCTGCTCCGGCCCGAGCTCGACGTGTGGGAGCCGGGCGAGCACAACGGCACCTTCCGCGGCAACAATCCGGCGTTCGTCACCGCCACCGCCGCCCTCGAGACGTACTGGGCCGACGGGTCCGCCATGGAGAAGCAGACCCGGGCGCGCGGCGAGCAGATCGAGCAGGCGCTCATCTCGATCACCGAGGAGAACCTCGCCGACGTCAAGGAGTACCGGGGCCGCGGACTCGTGTGGGGTCTGGAGTTCCACGAGAAGGCGCGGGCCGAGCGGGTCGCGCGGCGCGCCTTCGAGCTCGGGCTGCTGATCGAGACGTCCGGCCCGGAGAGCGAGGTCGTCAAGCTGCTGCCGGCCCTGACCATCACCCCGGAGGAGCTGGACGAGGGCCTCAGCGTCGTCGCCCGCGCCGTACGGGAAACCGTCTGA
- a CDS encoding aldehyde dehydrogenase (NADP(+)): MAAAPVWSVDPRNGKQREQVAVEATAEEVDTVVRAGHAARGSLADRTVRAAFLRSAADRLQAAKDTLVEVADAETALGPVRLNGELARTCYQLRSFADIVDEGAFLDVVINHPDGAATPPIPDLRRYKVPLGVVAVYSASNFPFAFSVAGGDTASALAAGNPVVVKAHPDHPALSELVAKVLRHAAAEHGIPQDVLGLVHGFEAGVELIRHPLVTAAGFTGSIRGGRALFDAAAARPVPIPFHGELGSLNPVVVTEAAAVERAEEIGAGLAGSMTMGVGQFCVKPGLVLVPSGAAGDGLVKSLTDAVSDTDAGVLLDHRMRDNFIAGVAERAELADVESPVTPGAGGEHTVSAGFLTVPAARLAAEGAHDLLLEECFGPVTVVARYEDEGEVKAVLSRLPGNLTATVQLSDGEASGEGRGAEILAELTPLAGRVLVNGWPTGVAVAPAQHHGGPYPATTSTSTSVGGTAIERWLRPVAYQNAPAALLPVELRDENELGLPRRFNGRLER; encoded by the coding sequence GTGGCAGCAGCACCAGTCTGGAGTGTCGACCCCCGTAACGGGAAGCAGCGGGAACAGGTCGCGGTGGAGGCCACGGCCGAGGAGGTCGACACCGTCGTCCGTGCCGGGCACGCCGCCCGCGGCTCCCTCGCCGACCGCACCGTCCGCGCCGCGTTCCTGCGCTCCGCCGCCGACCGGCTCCAGGCGGCCAAGGACACGCTGGTCGAGGTGGCCGACGCGGAGACCGCGCTCGGCCCGGTCCGGCTGAACGGCGAGCTCGCCCGCACCTGCTACCAACTGCGCTCGTTCGCCGACATCGTCGACGAGGGCGCCTTCCTCGACGTCGTCATCAACCACCCCGACGGCGCCGCCACCCCGCCCATCCCCGACCTGCGCCGCTACAAGGTGCCGCTCGGCGTGGTCGCCGTGTACTCGGCGTCCAACTTCCCCTTCGCCTTCTCCGTCGCGGGCGGCGACACCGCCAGCGCGCTCGCGGCCGGCAACCCGGTCGTCGTCAAGGCCCACCCCGACCACCCGGCGCTGTCCGAGCTGGTCGCCAAGGTGCTGCGGCACGCCGCCGCCGAGCACGGCATCCCGCAGGACGTACTCGGGCTCGTGCACGGCTTCGAGGCCGGCGTCGAGCTGATCAGGCACCCGCTGGTCACCGCCGCCGGTTTCACCGGCTCCATCCGGGGCGGGCGGGCGCTGTTCGACGCGGCCGCGGCCCGGCCGGTGCCGATCCCCTTCCACGGGGAGCTGGGCTCGCTGAACCCCGTCGTGGTGACGGAGGCCGCCGCCGTCGAGCGTGCCGAGGAGATCGGCGCCGGGCTCGCCGGGTCCATGACCATGGGCGTCGGGCAGTTCTGCGTCAAGCCCGGGCTGGTCCTGGTGCCGTCCGGCGCGGCCGGCGACGGTCTGGTCAAGTCGCTGACCGACGCGGTGAGCGACACCGACGCGGGCGTGCTGCTCGACCACCGGATGCGGGACAACTTCATCGCCGGGGTCGCCGAGCGTGCGGAGCTGGCCGACGTGGAGTCGCCGGTGACGCCCGGCGCGGGCGGGGAGCACACCGTCAGCGCGGGGTTCCTGACCGTGCCCGCGGCCCGGCTCGCCGCCGAGGGGGCGCATGACCTGCTGCTGGAGGAGTGCTTCGGGCCGGTCACCGTCGTGGCCCGCTACGAGGACGAGGGCGAGGTCAAGGCGGTTCTGTCGCGGCTGCCGGGCAACCTGACGGCGACGGTCCAGCTGTCCGACGGGGAGGCCTCCGGCGAGGGGCGCGGTGCGGAGATCCTCGCCGAGCTGACTCCGCTCGCGGGGCGCGTGCTGGTGAATGGATGGCCGACTGGTGTCGCCGTCGCGCCGGCTCAGCATCACGGTGGTCCGTACCCGGCGACGACGTCCACGTCTACTTCTGTGGGCGGTACGGCGATCGAGCGGTGGCTGCGGCCGGTCGCCTACCAGAATGCTCCTGCTGCGCTGCTGCCTGTGGAGCTCCGGGACGAGAACGAGCTGGGGCTTCCGCGTCGGTTCAACGGGCGTCTGGAGCGGTAG
- a CDS encoding GNAT family N-acetyltransferase yields MIEERLTGNRVIRTAVPAEAEAVAALHARARATYYPDGVPQDGTDWLANWRTAIERPDGQVLCVVEQGRIVGLASFRTPEGSAADTVKLFQFHVDPGHWRGGIGTALHTACVEQWRADGRRTAVLDVHVDNRRAQAFYARQGWFPDPRNPPAEDDHHLFLCFPVSGE; encoded by the coding sequence ATGATCGAAGAGCGCCTGACCGGAAACCGGGTGATCCGTACCGCCGTGCCCGCCGAGGCGGAGGCGGTCGCCGCGCTGCACGCGCGCGCCCGGGCGACCTACTACCCGGACGGGGTCCCGCAGGACGGCACCGACTGGCTCGCGAACTGGCGCACGGCCATCGAGCGGCCCGACGGCCAGGTGCTCTGCGTCGTCGAGCAGGGGCGGATCGTCGGCCTCGCCTCGTTCCGTACGCCGGAGGGCTCGGCCGCCGACACCGTCAAGCTGTTCCAGTTCCACGTCGACCCCGGCCACTGGCGCGGCGGCATCGGTACGGCCCTGCACACGGCCTGTGTCGAGCAGTGGCGGGCGGACGGCCGGCGCACGGCCGTGCTCGACGTGCACGTCGACAACCGGCGCGCCCAGGCCTTCTACGCACGTCAGGGCTGGTTTCCTGACCCGCGGAACCCGCCCGCCGAGGATGATCACCATCTCTTCCTGTGTTTCCCGGTGAGCGGGGAGTGA
- a CDS encoding ectoine synthase: MIVRSFKDIEGTDRHVRAASGTWESKRIVLARERVGFSLHETILYAGTETSMWYANHVEAVVCVEGEAELTDHETGRAHRVTPGTMYLLDGHERHTLRVKEDFRCLCVFNPPVTGREDHDDNGVYPLLTEPEEV; encoded by the coding sequence GTGATCGTCCGTTCGTTCAAGGACATCGAAGGCACTGACCGGCATGTGCGGGCGGCGTCCGGCACCTGGGAGAGCAAGCGCATCGTGCTCGCCCGGGAACGGGTCGGGTTCTCGCTGCACGAGACGATTCTGTACGCGGGTACCGAGACGTCGATGTGGTACGCGAACCACGTCGAGGCCGTCGTCTGCGTCGAGGGCGAGGCCGAGCTGACCGACCACGAGACCGGGCGCGCGCACCGCGTCACGCCCGGGACCATGTACCTCCTCGACGGGCACGAGCGGCACACGTTGCGCGTCAAGGAGGACTTCCGCTGTCTCTGCGTGTTCAACCCGCCCGTGACCGGACGGGAGGACCATGACGACAACGGCGTCTACCCCCTGCTGACCGAGCCCGAGGAGGTGTGA
- a CDS encoding dihydrofolate reductase family protein, whose protein sequence is MRKLIYGMNLTLDGYIAAAGDDIGWSGPPSDELFQWWLDHEQASGLSLYGRKLWETMSSYWPTGDQQPGATPAEIEFARNWRDTPKVVFSSTIDKVDWNTRLVTGDAIAEITRLKAEDGGPMNIGGATLAGSAMRAGLIDEYAIAAHPVLVGSGTPFFTALDSWVNLNLVETRTLPGGVVLTRYETRR, encoded by the coding sequence ATGCGGAAACTGATCTACGGCATGAACCTGACCCTGGACGGCTACATCGCCGCGGCCGGCGACGACATCGGCTGGAGCGGACCGCCGAGCGACGAGCTGTTCCAGTGGTGGCTCGACCACGAGCAGGCGAGTGGCCTGTCGCTGTACGGGCGCAAGCTGTGGGAGACGATGAGCTCCTACTGGCCAACCGGCGACCAGCAGCCGGGCGCCACCCCGGCGGAGATCGAGTTCGCGCGGAACTGGCGGGACACGCCGAAGGTGGTGTTCTCCTCGACGATCGACAAGGTCGACTGGAACACCCGCCTGGTCACCGGCGACGCGATCGCCGAGATCACCCGGCTCAAGGCCGAGGACGGCGGCCCAATGAACATCGGCGGCGCAACGCTCGCCGGGTCGGCCATGCGCGCCGGGCTGATCGACGAGTACGCGATCGCCGCCCATCCGGTCCTGGTGGGCAGCGGCACGCCGTTCTTCACCGCGCTGGACAGCTGGGTGAACCTGAACCTGGTGGAGACGCGGACGCTTCCCGGCGGCGTGGTCCTGACCAGGTACGAGACGAGGCGCTGA
- the thpD gene encoding ectoine hydroxylase → MTTLTDLYPTRGTTEVSVPRQDPVVWGSPDAAGPIPTAGLQTYERDGFLGVDQLISDDEATVCRRELERLVADPEIRADERSIVEPRSKEIRSVFEVHKLSPVFAALVRDERVVGRARQILGSDVYVHQSRINVKPGFGAGGFYWHSDFETWHAEDGLPNMRTVSVSIALTENFDTNGGLMIMPGSHRTFLGCAGATPEDNYKKSLQMQDAGTPSDEALTSMAGDHGIKLFTGKAGSATWFDCNCMHGSGDNITPFPRSNVFVVFNSVENTAVEPFAAPIRRPEFIGARDFTPVR, encoded by the coding sequence GTGACCACGCTCACCGATCTGTATCCCACCCGTGGCACCACCGAGGTGTCCGTCCCCCGCCAGGACCCCGTCGTCTGGGGCTCCCCCGACGCCGCCGGCCCGATCCCGACGGCCGGCCTCCAGACGTACGAGCGCGACGGCTTCCTCGGCGTCGACCAGTTGATCAGCGACGACGAGGCCACCGTCTGCCGGCGGGAGCTGGAGCGGCTCGTCGCCGACCCGGAGATCCGGGCGGACGAGCGGTCGATCGTCGAGCCACGGTCCAAGGAGATCCGGTCCGTCTTCGAGGTGCACAAGCTCAGTCCCGTGTTCGCCGCCCTGGTGCGCGACGAGCGGGTCGTCGGGCGGGCGCGGCAGATCCTCGGCTCGGACGTGTACGTCCACCAGTCTCGGATCAACGTCAAGCCGGGCTTCGGGGCCGGGGGCTTCTACTGGCACTCGGACTTCGAGACCTGGCACGCCGAGGACGGTCTGCCGAACATGCGGACGGTGTCCGTCTCGATCGCGCTGACCGAGAACTTCGACACCAACGGCGGGCTCATGATCATGCCGGGCTCGCACCGGACGTTCCTCGGCTGCGCCGGGGCCACCCCCGAGGACAACTACAAGAAGTCGTTGCAGATGCAGGACGCGGGCACGCCGTCCGACGAGGCGCTGACCTCGATGGCGGGCGACCACGGCATCAAGTTGTTCACCGGGAAGGCCGGTTCGGCGACCTGGTTCGACTGCAACTGCATGCACGGGTCCGGCGACAACATCACGCCGTTCCCGCGCAGCAATGTCTTCGTCGTGTTCAACAGCGTGGAGAACACGGCCGTGGAGCCGTTCGCGGCTCCGATCCGGCGGCCGGAGTTCATCGGGGCGAGGGACTTCACCCCGGTGCGGTGA
- a CDS encoding DsbA family oxidoreductase, with amino-acid sequence MRVEIWSDIACPWCYVGKARFEKALEAFPHRDQVEVVHRSFELDPGRAKGDIQPVLAMLGKKYGMSAAQAQAGEENLGAQAAAEGLAYRTRDRDHGSTFDMHRLLHFAKEHGRQDELIQILYRANFAEERSVFSEGDERLVDLAVEAGLDADAARTVLADPAAYADEVRADEREAAQLGANGVPFFVLDRAVGVSGAQPAEVFTQALTQAWGDRSPLKLVGGGDGGDGAEVCGPDGCAVPQG; translated from the coding sequence ATGCGCGTCGAGATCTGGAGCGACATCGCCTGCCCCTGGTGCTACGTGGGCAAGGCCCGCTTCGAGAAGGCGCTCGAGGCCTTCCCGCACCGCGACCAGGTCGAGGTGGTGCACCGCTCCTTCGAGCTGGACCCCGGCCGCGCCAAGGGTGACATCCAGCCCGTGCTGGCCATGCTCGGCAAGAAGTACGGCATGAGCGCGGCGCAGGCGCAGGCCGGCGAGGAGAACCTCGGTGCCCAGGCCGCCGCCGAGGGCCTCGCCTACCGCACCCGCGACCGCGACCACGGCAGCACCTTCGACATGCACCGCCTGCTGCACTTCGCCAAGGAGCACGGCCGGCAGGACGAGCTGATCCAGATCCTCTACCGGGCGAACTTCGCCGAGGAGCGGTCCGTCTTCTCCGAGGGCGACGAGCGGCTCGTCGACCTGGCCGTCGAGGCGGGCCTCGACGCGGACGCCGCCCGCACGGTCCTCGCCGACCCGGCCGCCTACGCCGACGAGGTCCGCGCCGACGAGCGCGAGGCCGCCCAACTCGGCGCGAACGGCGTGCCGTTCTTCGTCCTGGACCGCGCCGTCGGCGTCTCCGGCGCGCAGCCCGCCGAGGTCTTCACCCAGGCCCTGACCCAGGCCTGGGGCGACCGCTCCCCGCTGAAGCTGGTCGGCGGCGGCGACGGTGGCGACGGCGCGGAGGTCTGCGGACCCGACGGGTGCGCGGTGCCGCAGGGCTGA
- a CDS encoding alpha/beta fold hydrolase: protein MFDPADFPKPTLISVNGVELEVFEAGRQNAGKPIVLCHGWPEHAFSWRHQMPALAAAGYHVIVPNQRGYGNSSRPTEVTDYDIEHLSGDLVALLDHYGYEDATFVGHDWGAMVVWGLTLLHPNRVNKVINLSLPYQERGEKPWIEFMEDVLGGDFYFVHFNRQPGVADAVFEENTFQFLRNMYRKNEPPREPQPGMALIDLARAKTPLGDPVMSDSELAVFVSAFESTGFTGSVNWYRNLDRNWRLLADVDPIIQQPTLMIYGDRDVVQRSEKLAEFVPHVEVVNLDCGHWIQQEKPEETNQAMTKWLEQQDAI, encoded by the coding sequence ATGTTCGATCCAGCCGATTTTCCCAAGCCCACCCTTATTTCGGTCAACGGTGTGGAGCTTGAAGTCTTTGAAGCAGGCCGGCAGAATGCCGGAAAGCCCATCGTGCTCTGTCATGGCTGGCCGGAGCACGCCTTTTCCTGGCGCCATCAGATGCCCGCCCTCGCCGCAGCGGGCTACCATGTCATCGTCCCGAACCAGCGGGGTTATGGGAACTCATCCCGTCCGACCGAAGTAACGGACTACGACATTGAACACCTGTCGGGTGATCTCGTCGCACTTCTCGATCACTACGGATACGAAGATGCCACCTTTGTCGGTCATGACTGGGGTGCAATGGTCGTCTGGGGACTGACCCTGCTGCATCCGAACCGTGTAAACAAAGTGATCAACTTGAGCTTGCCTTACCAGGAGCGCGGAGAAAAGCCCTGGATCGAGTTCATGGAAGATGTGCTTGGCGGCGACTTCTATTTCGTCCACTTCAATCGGCAGCCAGGCGTCGCGGACGCCGTGTTCGAAGAGAACACCTTCCAGTTCCTTCGCAACATGTACCGGAAGAACGAGCCCCCCAGGGAGCCTCAGCCGGGTATGGCGCTGATCGATCTCGCCAGAGCGAAAACGCCACTCGGTGATCCCGTCATGAGCGACAGCGAACTGGCCGTTTTCGTCTCCGCCTTCGAATCGACAGGGTTCACGGGCAGTGTGAATTGGTACAGGAACCTTGACCGCAACTGGCGCTTGCTGGCGGACGTGGACCCGATCATCCAGCAGCCCACACTCATGATCTACGGCGACCGGGATGTGGTCCAGAGGTCTGAAAAGCTGGCAGAGTTCGTGCCCCATGTGGAAGTGGTCAATCTGGATTGCGGTCATTGGATCCAGCAAGAGAAGCCGGAAGAAACGAACCAGGCGATGACGAAATGGCTGGAACAGCAGGATGCCATTTAG